The nucleotide window TGGGACAAACCCAGGTATGGGTATTAAAATTAATGGCAGCATCCCTGTTGAGAATGATGAATCTTTTAAAAAATCTTTGCAGTATATGAACTTCAAGGCCGGGGAATCGCTGGTCAACAAACCAATTAACTACGTGTTTATAGGAAGCTGTACAAATTCTCGTATAGAGGATTTCCGTATTGCAGCTGACTATATAAAAGGAAAACAAAAAGCTGAAAATGTTACGGCTTGGTTAGTTCCTGGAAGCAAACAAGTGGAAGCCCAAATTATTGAAGAAGGATTAAAAGATATTTTTGAAGAAGCTGGTTTCAAGTTAAGACAGCCCGGCTGTTCCGCTTGTTTGGCAATGAATGATGATAAAATTCCTGAAGGCGAATATTGCGTTTCAACCTCCAACAGAAATTTTGAAGGTAGACAAGGACAAGGTGCACGTACTATTTTGGCTAGCCCGCTTACTGCTGCCGCAACGGCAATCTCAGGAAAAATAATCGATGTAAGCGCTCAATTGAATTAAATGGAAAAATTTACAACCTTAATATCAACTGCAGTTCCGTTAGAAATTGAAAACATCGACACGGATCAAATAATCCCGGCGCGTTTCTTAAAAGCCACAGATAAACAAGGGTTTGGTGACAATGCTTTTAGGGACTGGAGATTTAAGAAAGACGGAAGTCTTAATCCAGAATTTTCCTTAAACAATCCTAAGTACGATGGCAGCATATTAGTTGCTGGCAATAATTTTGGATGTGGATCTAGTAGGGAACATGCCGCTTGGGCTTTGGTTGGCTATGGTTTTAAGGTAGTTCTTAGCAGCTTTTTTGCTGATATTTTTAGAGGTAATGCCCTTAATAATGGATTGTTACCTGTTCAGGTTAGCGAAGGATTTCTTGATAATCTTTTTGAAACTATAAAGAAAAATCCGGAAACTGAATTAAAAGTGAATTTGGAAGATCAGACTGTTTCGATTATAGGAACTAACAAAACTGAAAGTTTTGATATTGATGCCTACAAAAAAACTTGTATGATTAATGGGTATGATGATATTGACTATTTAATAAGTCAAAAATCCCTAATCCAGCGGTTTGAAAATAAAAAAGCTTCCAATCGACATATAGAAACTGAAGTAGAATAAAAGAACAACTAGGCTTTAAGTCCTAGATACATATGAAATTACAAATTGCAGTATTAGCAGGAGATGGAATTGGACCAGAGGTAACGAATGAGGCTATAAAGGTCCTAAAATCTATTGCCACAGAGTTTAATCATACATTTATTTTTAAAAGTGCTGATGTTGGAGCAATCGCCATTGACAATCATGGTGACCCCTTACCAGAATCTACATTAGATCTATGTAAGGAATCAGATGCTGTATTGTTTGGTGCCATAGGCCATCCTAAATATGACAATGATCCTTCAGCGAAGGTAAGGCCAGAGCAAGGGCTTCTAAAATTGCGCAAGTCTCTCGGGTTGTATGCAAACATTCGTCCGGTTAAAGCTTATAACAGCCTTTTAAGTAAATCTCCATTGAAACGTGATAATATTAAGGACACGGATATTAGTATTTATCGTGAGTTAACAGGAGGGATTTATTTTGGCGAAAAAACACTTTCAGAAGATGGCAACCATGCTTCTGATTTATGTTCTTATTCTAAGGAAGAAATTGAGCGTATTGCTCACTTAGCATTTAAAGCAGCTCAATCTAGAAAAAATAAGGTTACCTTGGTTGATAAGGCCAATGTTCTTGAAACTTCCCGATTATGGAGAAGAGTAGTCACTGAATTGGCCAAAGAGCATTATCCAGATGTGGAATTGGATTTTCTATTTATAGATAATGCAGCCATGCAGATGATACTTAATCCGAAACAATTTGATGTTTTGTTGACCGAGAATATGTTTGGAGACATTATTTCGGATGAGGCAAGTGTTATTGGAGGTTCAATTGGATTATTGGCATCAGCATCAGTGGGAGACAAATATTCAATGTTCGAACCTATCCACGGTTCCTATCCGCAAGCAACAGGGAAAGGCATCGCCAATCCATTGGCATCAATCCTTTCTGCTGCTATGTTATTAGATCATTTCGAGCTTTACGAAGAAGCTGAACTTATACGCGAGGGGGTTGAGAAATCACTTAAACTCAACATTACTACCCCCGATTTAAATGCGAGATTCAATAATATCACCACCCAAAAAGTTGGAGATTTTATTGAAGATTTTATTGCGCATCCTAAAGATTCAAACTTAAATTTCACTAACATTCATTTGGGTCAGTCAACTATTATTTAAAGAAATCTATTAAATAATGGTATGGGAGCGCTCGAAAGGCGCTCCTTTTTTATTTGTTGTCCAAAGCAGCCAAAATTTTCACCACTAGATCTTCACTATTGTAAGGTTTGGAAATATATTCTTCCATTCCTGCAGCCAAACATTTGTTAACCTCAGATTCTAAAATATTTGCCGTCATTGCAATAATTGGCGTCGGTTTAAGATTCTCAAATTTTTCTATTTCCCGAATTTTAATTGTCGTTTCACATCCATTTAAAATAGGCATATGCATATCCATAAAAATTAGATCAAATTTATTCTTCTTAAACAAGCTTAACGCCTCTTCACCATTTTTGGCAATTGATAAATTTGGATTTTTAAAATAATACTCAAGATCATCTTTTATAACCATAAGGTTAAATTCATCATCGTCAACCAATAGAATTTCTAATCCCTCTATCCTTTTGGCATTTGATGTGTCCTCTAGAATTACTTCAATATCCTCTAGTTCCGTATCCGGCACTTTAAATGGAATTTCGAAATAAAATGTGCTGCCCACTCCTTGCTCACTTTCTAACCAGATGGTACCTCCCTGTAGTTCAATTAATTTTTTTGCAATGCTTAGTCCCAAACCGGTGCCTTTATAAATTTGAGATTTTGACATTTCACCCTGCTCAAACGTATCAAAAACTAAGTCCTGTTGTTCTTTTGGGATCCCTATCCCTGTATCTCTAACCGCAAACCGCAAACGCTGACCTTCATTAGTCATTTCTATTAAAACAGAACCTTCATCAGTAAACTTCAAAGAATTGCCAATTAGGTTAATTAAAATTTGATTAAGTCGACTATAATCTCCAATAATTAATGAAGGAACATTAGAATCAATTTGCATTGAAATTTTAATACCCTTTTCATCGGCTTTTAAGGCAAAAAGATGCAAAATTTCGTCAATTAATTTGGCAGGATTGAATGCCTTATTTTCAATTTTAAGTTTTCCTGATTCAATCTTAGACAAATCAAGGATATCATCCAACAATACCGATAAATTATCCGAACTAGTCTTAATGGCACGCAAATATTCTTCTAAATTACCTGATTTTGGATTTCTTAAAAGAGAATTTGACATACCTGAAATTGCATGCATAGGGGTTCTTATTTCATGGCTCATGTTTGCCAAAAATTGTTCCTTGTGCCTTTCAGAAATTTGAGCTTTAGTTCTTTCTTTTTCAATTTCCCGTTTCTGCCTTTCAATTAATTTGAGTCGATTAATTAGAATAATAAGAATCGGGACAATTACTATTAAAACTATTATGGATCCATAAATGATAATTCTTTGTCTGTAAAACTTTTCATCCAATAATTTCTGCTGAAGTTTAATTCGATCTTCATTTAAGGATTGATTAATAGAAAACAGTCTCATACCTGAATCGTAGGATGCCAAATCTTTGTTTACTTCATCAAAAGCCATATCGTGTTCTATAGCATCTTCAAACTCTCCAAGATCGTAATGGATATATTTTAATTGTACATGAGCATTAGACTGCTGCTGTTTAAAATTGTTGTCTAAAGCAATCTTTAAGCCTTTTTCTGTATAATATAGAGCACTATCAAGTACTCCCATGGCTTTATAACAAGTGCCTATATTTATATTTCTATGGGATAGGGCTCTTAAATCTTTGGTGGCAAGCGACTTCTTTGCATAACTCAAGGCTTGAGACGGAAGGCTATCTATTAATAATGCATAAAAGGTGATATTGGCATTTGCAATAAGGGTTTCATCTTGAGATTCTTCAGCTTCGTTTAACGATTGGTTGGCTAAATTAAAGGCTTCTTCAATTTGTTTGTTGAGAAAATAGTTAAAGGCCAAGGTACCGCGAACATTTGTTTTCAGTTGCTTATCGGTACTTTCATAAACTGAAGCCAAGGCCAATTCTAAATAATTCACCGCTTTTCCGTATTGAACAAAAGATGAATTCAACCAACCCATTTTATGATAAAAATTCGGACGAATTTCTTTAACTAATTGCAAATCAGGATTTTCGT belongs to Aegicerativicinus sediminis and includes:
- the leuD gene encoding 3-isopropylmalate dehydratase small subunit, whose translation is MEKFTTLISTAVPLEIENIDTDQIIPARFLKATDKQGFGDNAFRDWRFKKDGSLNPEFSLNNPKYDGSILVAGNNFGCGSSREHAAWALVGYGFKVVLSSFFADIFRGNALNNGLLPVQVSEGFLDNLFETIKKNPETELKVNLEDQTVSIIGTNKTESFDIDAYKKTCMINGYDDIDYLISQKSLIQRFENKKASNRHIETEVE
- a CDS encoding ATP-binding protein → MMKVFVVILLIFSFNFQNYPSKRSDSLNLEYEKISGSVNAEKEIDILYNLFLEYLTKDENYNEAYFRGARLERLINENPDLQLVKEIRPNFYHKMGWLNSSFVQYGKAVNYLELALASVYESTDKQLKTNVRGTLAFNYFLNKQIEEAFNLANQSLNEAEESQDETLIANANITFYALLIDSLPSQALSYAKKSLATKDLRALSHRNINIGTCYKAMGVLDSALYYTEKGLKIALDNNFKQQQSNAHVQLKYIHYDLGEFEDAIEHDMAFDEVNKDLASYDSGMRLFSINQSLNEDRIKLQQKLLDEKFYRQRIIIYGSIIVLIVIVPILIILINRLKLIERQKREIEKERTKAQISERHKEQFLANMSHEIRTPMHAISGMSNSLLRNPKSGNLEEYLRAIKTSSDNLSVLLDDILDLSKIESGKLKIENKAFNPAKLIDEILHLFALKADEKGIKISMQIDSNVPSLIIGDYSRLNQILINLIGNSLKFTDEGSVLIEMTNEGQRLRFAVRDTGIGIPKEQQDLVFDTFEQGEMSKSQIYKGTGLGLSIAKKLIELQGGTIWLESEQGVGSTFYFEIPFKVPDTELEDIEVILEDTSNAKRIEGLEILLVDDDEFNLMVIKDDLEYYFKNPNLSIAKNGEEALSLFKKNKFDLIFMDMHMPILNGCETTIKIREIEKFENLKPTPIIAMTANILESEVNKCLAAGMEEYISKPYNSEDLVVKILAALDNK
- the leuB gene encoding 3-isopropylmalate dehydrogenase — translated: MKLQIAVLAGDGIGPEVTNEAIKVLKSIATEFNHTFIFKSADVGAIAIDNHGDPLPESTLDLCKESDAVLFGAIGHPKYDNDPSAKVRPEQGLLKLRKSLGLYANIRPVKAYNSLLSKSPLKRDNIKDTDISIYRELTGGIYFGEKTLSEDGNHASDLCSYSKEEIERIAHLAFKAAQSRKNKVTLVDKANVLETSRLWRRVVTELAKEHYPDVELDFLFIDNAAMQMILNPKQFDVLLTENMFGDIISDEASVIGGSIGLLASASVGDKYSMFEPIHGSYPQATGKGIANPLASILSAAMLLDHFELYEEAELIREGVEKSLKLNITTPDLNARFNNITTQKVGDFIEDFIAHPKDSNLNFTNIHLGQSTII